CAGCCCAGACAGCGATTGAGCTGTCGGCAACCTGCGCGGAGCAGGGTGTCCACCTGATGGATGCTCCCATCTCCCGGCGGCGCACCCGGCGCCGAGCAGGGTCGGCTGGCCATCATGGTCGGCGGACCGCGGGAGGCCTATGAGCAGATCAAGCCGCCGTTCAAGTTGGCCGGCGACATGCTCGTCCACGCGGGCGACGAGGTCGGCGCGGGCACCAGGATGAAGCTGGCGCGCAATCTCCTGCATTTCATCTCATTCAATGCGGCGTCGGAGGCACAGCGCCTGGCCGAGGCCGCCGGGATCGACATCGAGAAACTCGGCAAAGTGGTGCGCCACACCGACGCCATCACCGGCGGTGCCGGGCATCATGCTGCGCAACACCACCGCACCGATCGATCCCGACGACTTCTGGTACGGCGTATTCACCCACGTGGTGAACTTGGGCAGCAAGGATCTCGATCTGGCCTTGCCTTGGTGCCGCCAGCTCGACGTCGACCTTCCCTGGGCACCATCCCGCCCGCGCCAACCTCGCGTCGGGATTCGGTGTTCCCGATGCCGAAGACAAAGGAGTCAACGCATGAGTTCAGGAACCGCCGTAGGCGGCGAGGGCACCGAGCACCGCAAGCGCGGTGTGGCGAAGATGTCGGAGGTGTACGGCTGGGACATGTCCGACGGTCCCGGACTGCATTTCGCGCACACCGCCGATCAGCTGTTCGCCGAGGTGGACGCGTGACGCACTCACCGACCGTGATCGTCGGCTGCTGCTCCTGGGCCTGTTGGCCGGAAACGGCCACGTCGACGTCGCGGAGATCCAAGCCGGGGCGGCACTGGGCAAAGAGGAGCTGACCCCCGAGCAGCTCGAGGAGATCGCCCTGTTCCTCTGTTACTACGCCGGTTGGCCGGTCGGCACCAAGATGAACACCGTCTTCGGCACCGCCATCAAGAATTGGCGCAAGGCGCAGAAGCAGGACTGACCGTGGATTTCGTCGAACTCACCGGCGGTGCCGGACATTCCCTCATGAGCGCAACGCCGGGCCCCGACCTGGCCGCGCACGGCTACACCGAGACCGAGTACGCCGCTACCGGCGTCGTGTCCGGGCTCACGCGGGACGGCGAGGCCCCGCCGGCCGAGTTCACCACTCGCGTCCTCGTCCGCCGGCCGAGCACGCCGGAGTCGTTCAGCGGCACCCTCGTCGTCGAATGGCTCAATGTGAGCAGCGGAGCCGACGCGGCACCGGAATACACCTACGTCGCAGAGGAACTGGTCCGGGCCGGCCACGCGTGGGCCGGGGTGTCCGCGCAGTACACCGGCGTCGAGGGCGGCACCGGGTCGGTCGAGGTCGATGCCGGTCCGAGCGGCCTTGCCGCGAAGGACCCGCAGCGGTACGCCCAGATGAAGCACCCGGGCGACGCGTACTGCTACGACCTGTTCGCCGCGGTAGCCGCCGCGCTGCGGGGGCCGGGCGGGCCGCTGGGTGGGCTGATCGTCGACCGCATCCTCGCGGTCGGCGAATCGCAGTCGGCGATGGCCCTGACGACCTACGTGTCGGCCTTCGCGCCGGTGCACAAAGTCTTCGACGGCTACCTGGTCCACAGTCGGGCGGTTGCCGGACTCCCCCTCGGGGATATCGGCGGCCCGGCCGACATCTCCGTCGCGTTCTCCGGAGACCCGACGAGCATCCCCGACGTCGGGGCGCCGGTCCTCGTCGTGCAAACCGAGACCGATCTGCTCACCAACTTCCGCTACTACCTTGCGCGACAATCAGATTCGGATTCGTTGCGGGTGTGGGAGGTGGCCGGGGCCGCCCATGCCGACCTGGCACAGATCGGACCATTCGAAGAATTCCTCGGCTGCCCGGATCCGGTGAACCGCAGCCAACAGCGGTTCGTGCTGCGCGCGGCACTGCGACATTTGGATCGCTGGGCCCGCGGCGGCGACCCGCCGCCTTCCGCAGAGCCGTTGCAGCTCAATGGATCTGACGACCCGGCGTTCGTTCCCGACGAGGTGGGCAACGTTCGCGGCGGGGTCCGCACCCCGTGTGTCGAGGTGCCGACCCAGGTGTTGAGCGGCATTGTGCCCGAACCCGTTTCGCGGATCTGTTTGCTGTTCGGGTCAACCCACCCGATTCCCGACGAGGTGCTCGCCCAGCGCTACCGCTCGTCGTCGGACTACCTGCGCAGCTACGCCGACGCCACCGACGCCGCGATCGCGGCCGGATTCATCGTGCCCGAGGACCGCGACGAGGTTCTTGGCGAGGCCACACCCGACCTTGTCGTCGAAGCAACCGAGACCGTCAAAGACGCTTGAGCGTCGCTCATCGAGGGCCCAGTCGACGAGATCGAGGGCCCAGTCGGCGGAAAAGAGGGCCCAGTCGACGAAGATGAGGGCCCAGTCGACGAAGATCAGGGCCCAGTCGGCGGGAAAGAGGGCCCAGTCGGCGATTAGGGGGTCGCAGCGGCGGCCTCGGCCAAGAACTCGTCGGTGAGTTCGCGGACTCGGCCAGAGAACACGTGGCCGACATGCCCGCCGGCGTACCACTCGATCCGGCCACCCCAGT
The DNA window shown above is from Gordonia crocea and carries:
- a CDS encoding alpha/beta hydrolase domain-containing protein, translated to MDFVELTGGAGHSLMSATPGPDLAAHGYTETEYAATGVVSGLTRDGEAPPAEFTTRVLVRRPSTPESFSGTLVVEWLNVSSGADAAPEYTYVAEELVRAGHAWAGVSAQYTGVEGGTGSVEVDAGPSGLAAKDPQRYAQMKHPGDAYCYDLFAAVAAALRGPGGPLGGLIVDRILAVGESQSAMALTTYVSAFAPVHKVFDGYLVHSRAVAGLPLGDIGGPADISVAFSGDPTSIPDVGAPVLVVQTETDLLTNFRYYLARQSDSDSLRVWEVAGAAHADLAQIGPFEEFLGCPDPVNRSQQRFVLRAALRHLDRWARGGDPPPSAEPLQLNGSDDPAFVPDEVGNVRGGVRTPCVEVPTQVLSGIVPEPVSRICLLFGSTHPIPDEVLAQRYRSSSDYLRSYADATDAAIAAGFIVPEDRDEVLGEATPDLVVEATETVKDA